In Pseudoduganella albidiflava, a single window of DNA contains:
- the mreC gene encoding rod shape-determining protein MreC: protein MEYSPPPLFKQGASARAKMVICACISIALLLFDSRVGALTVVRQVVGTVLYPLQVAAMLPRDALAGVGTYFSTLSGLEKQVRELRTQQIAMAHTLQQAQLTQAENAQLRRLLEAREKVPGKTMLAEILYDARDVFTRKVILNRGMQQGVRAGLPVIDNQGVVGQVTRVFPFTSEVTLLTDKEQAIPVQVLRNGLRSVAYGRGQSGNLDLRFMAPNADVVVGDILITSGIDGVYPAGLAVARVTQVENSANGMFGRVVCQPLAGIERNTQLLILMSLPEMPPRPPEEDTSKPVKKKKAADSATAPSAAAPAAEGAAPAAGAPVAAQANVPAGPAAPGLRPGAPPQPLATAPAGVQATAPAASPVAPRTNAPAPAPAAAAPRENR, encoded by the coding sequence ATGGAATACAGTCCGCCGCCACTCTTCAAGCAAGGGGCGTCCGCGCGCGCCAAGATGGTGATCTGCGCGTGCATCTCGATCGCATTGCTGTTGTTCGATTCGCGCGTGGGCGCGCTGACCGTGGTGCGCCAGGTGGTCGGTACCGTGCTGTATCCGCTGCAGGTGGCGGCGATGCTGCCGCGCGATGCCCTGGCGGGCGTGGGCACCTATTTCTCCACCTTGTCCGGCCTGGAAAAACAGGTGCGCGAACTGCGCACGCAGCAGATCGCCATGGCGCACACGCTGCAGCAGGCGCAGCTCACGCAGGCCGAGAACGCCCAGTTGCGCAGGCTGCTCGAAGCCCGTGAAAAAGTGCCGGGCAAGACGATGCTGGCGGAAATCCTCTACGACGCGCGCGACGTGTTCACCCGCAAGGTGATCCTGAACCGCGGCATGCAGCAGGGCGTGCGGGCCGGCCTGCCCGTGATCGACAACCAGGGCGTGGTGGGGCAGGTCACGCGGGTGTTTCCCTTCACATCCGAGGTCACGCTGCTGACCGACAAGGAACAGGCGATTCCCGTGCAGGTGCTGCGGAACGGCCTGCGCAGCGTTGCCTATGGCCGCGGCCAATCCGGCAACCTGGACCTGCGCTTCATGGCGCCGAACGCCGACGTGGTGGTGGGCGATATCCTGATCACGTCCGGCATCGACGGTGTGTATCCGGCCGGCCTGGCGGTAGCCCGCGTCACGCAGGTGGAAAACAGCGCGAACGGCATGTTTGGCCGCGTGGTGTGCCAGCCGCTGGCCGGCATCGAACGCAATACGCAGCTGCTGATCCTGATGTCGCTGCCGGAGATGCCGCCGCGTCCGCCGGAAGAAGATACCAGCAAGCCGGTCAAGAAAAAGAAAGCGGCCGATTCGGCCACCGCGCCATCGGCTGCCGCGCCTGCCGCCGAGGGCGCCGCGCCTGCCGCGGGTGCTCCCGTGGCGGCGCAGGCCAATGTACCGGCAGGCCCGGCGGCGCCGGGCCTGCGCCCGGGAGCGCCGCCGCAACCGCTGGCCACCGCGCCGGCCGGTGTCCAGGCCACCGCGCCGGCGGCGTCGCCCGTCGCGCCGCGCACCAATGCGCCGGCGCCCGCACCTGCAGCCGCGGCACCGAGGGAGAACCGATGA
- the gatA gene encoding Asp-tRNA(Asn)/Glu-tRNA(Gln) amidotransferase subunit GatA: MHTKTLKELSTLLQSKEISATELATHYLDRIEASDLNAFLHVDRALTLAQAADADARLAAGNAHPLAGVPIAHKDIFVTRGWRSTAGSKMLADYVSPFDATVVEKLHGVGMVHLGKLNCDEFAMGSSNENSAFGAVKNPWDTNAVPGGSSGGSAAAVAARLAPAVTGTDTGGSIRQPAAFCGITGIKPTYGRVSRFGMIAFASSLDQGGPMAQTAEDCALLLSAMAGYDERDSTSLAPEQGGVHEDFTRNLNEPLAGLRIGVPKEYFGEGLAADVEAAVRAALEQFVKLGATLVDISLPNTALSIPAYYMIAPAEASSNLSRFDGVRYGFRAEGYKDLQDMYRKTRAQGFGPEVQRRIMVGTYVLCHGYYDAYYVKAQKIRRLIADDFAKVLSGPDAVCDVIMGPVAPTVAWDLGSKADDPVANYLADIFTLSTSLAGLPGMSIPCGFGQGDKNANRPVGLQIIGNYFAEAKLLNIAHQFQQATDWHARAPAAA; the protein is encoded by the coding sequence ATCCATACCAAGACCCTCAAAGAACTGTCCACGCTGCTGCAGTCGAAGGAGATTTCCGCCACCGAGCTGGCGACGCACTACCTCGACCGTATCGAAGCGAGCGACCTGAACGCCTTCCTGCACGTGGATCGCGCGCTGACGCTGGCCCAGGCTGCCGATGCCGATGCCCGCCTTGCCGCCGGCAACGCGCACCCGCTGGCCGGCGTGCCGATCGCCCACAAGGATATTTTCGTGACGCGCGGCTGGCGCTCCACGGCCGGCTCGAAGATGCTGGCCGATTACGTGAGCCCGTTCGACGCCACCGTGGTCGAAAAACTGCATGGCGTGGGCATGGTCCACCTGGGCAAGCTCAATTGCGACGAATTCGCGATGGGGTCGTCGAACGAGAACTCGGCCTTCGGCGCCGTGAAGAACCCGTGGGACACGAATGCCGTGCCGGGCGGTTCGTCCGGCGGTTCGGCGGCGGCCGTGGCGGCACGCCTGGCGCCGGCCGTGACCGGCACCGACACGGGCGGCTCGATCCGCCAGCCGGCCGCGTTCTGCGGCATCACCGGCATCAAGCCGACCTATGGCCGCGTGTCGCGCTTCGGCATGATCGCGTTCGCTTCGTCGCTCGACCAGGGCGGCCCGATGGCGCAGACCGCCGAGGATTGCGCCCTGCTGCTGTCGGCGATGGCCGGCTACGACGAGCGCGATTCGACCAGCCTGGCGCCGGAACAGGGTGGCGTGCATGAGGATTTCACGCGCAACCTGAACGAACCGCTGGCCGGCCTGCGCATCGGCGTGCCGAAGGAATACTTCGGCGAAGGCCTGGCTGCCGACGTGGAAGCGGCTGTGCGCGCGGCGCTCGAGCAATTCGTGAAACTGGGCGCCACGCTGGTCGACATCTCGCTGCCGAACACGGCGCTGTCGATCCCGGCCTATTACATGATCGCGCCGGCCGAGGCGTCGTCGAACCTGTCGCGCTTCGACGGCGTGCGCTACGGCTTCCGCGCCGAGGGCTACAAGGACCTGCAGGACATGTACCGCAAGACGCGCGCCCAGGGCTTCGGCCCCGAGGTGCAGCGCCGCATCATGGTGGGCACGTATGTGCTGTGCCATGGCTACTACGATGCGTACTACGTGAAGGCCCAGAAGATCCGCCGCCTGATCGCCGACGATTTCGCCAAAGTGCTCTCCGGCCCCGATGCCGTGTGCGACGTGATCATGGGCCCCGTGGCCCCGACCGTGGCCTGGGACCTGGGTTCGAAGGCGGACGATCCGGTGGCGAACTACCTGGCCGACATCTTCACGCTGTCGACCAGCCTGGCCGGCTTGCCCGGCATGTCGATTCCCTGCGGTTTCGGCCAGGGCGACAAGAATGCGAACCGCCCGGTGGGCCTGCAGATCATCGGCAATTACTTCGCCGAGGCGAAGCTGCTGAACATCGCCCACCAGTTCCAGCAGGCGACCGACTGGCACGCACGCGCTCCGGCCGCTGCCTGA
- a CDS encoding pyridoxamine 5'-phosphate oxidase family protein, with protein sequence MDSINRNQPEHNHKDLTGHDAVKRIRHIVDDAESCFFVSSGTDARPMSVLDVDEAGSLWFMSAADSHKNAEVAADPKVRVYFQASKHAGFLYLDGIATISRDPARIRELWSPELATWFTEGLGDPRITLIRVVPTDGYYWDNKHGNLVQGLKIMVGAAIGKTLDDSIEGRVAP encoded by the coding sequence ATGGACTCGATCAATCGCAACCAGCCGGAACACAACCACAAGGACCTGACCGGACACGATGCGGTCAAGCGGATCAGGCACATCGTCGACGATGCGGAGAGCTGCTTCTTCGTCAGCAGCGGCACCGATGCGCGGCCGATGTCGGTGCTCGATGTCGACGAGGCGGGCAGCCTGTGGTTCATGAGCGCGGCCGACAGCCACAAGAACGCGGAGGTCGCCGCCGACCCGAAGGTGCGCGTGTACTTCCAGGCATCGAAGCATGCCGGTTTTCTGTACCTGGACGGCATCGCCACGATCTCGCGCGATCCCGCCCGCATCCGTGAACTGTGGAGCCCGGAACTGGCCACCTGGTTCACGGAAGGGCTGGGCGACCCCCGCATCACGCTGATCCGCGTGGTGCCCACGGATGGCTACTACTGGGACAACAAGCACGGCAACCTGGTGCAGGGCCTGAAGATCATGGTGGGCGCCGCGATCGGCAAGACGCTGGACGATTCGATCGAAGGCCGCGTGGCGCCGTGA
- a CDS encoding rod shape-determining protein, which produces MFGFLRRYISSDLAIDLGTANTLIYVRGSGIVLDEPSVVAIRQEGGPNGKKTIQAVGKEAKQMLGKVPGNIEAIRPMKDGVIADFTVTEQMLKQFIRMVHDSKFFRPSPRIIICVPCGSTQVERRAIRESALGAGASQVYLIEEPMAAAIGAGLPVSDATGSMVVDIGGGTTEVGIISLGGMVYKGSVRVGGDKFDEAIVNYIRRNYGMLIGEQTAEAIKKAIGSAFPGSEVKEMEVKGRNLSEGIPRSFTISSNEILEALTDPLNNIVSAVKNALEQTPPELGADIAEKGMMLTGGGALLRDLDRLLMEETGLPVLVAEDPLTCVVRGSGMALERMDQLGSIFSYE; this is translated from the coding sequence ATGTTTGGTTTTTTACGCAGGTACATCTCGTCCGATCTGGCCATTGACCTCGGCACGGCAAATACTCTTATTTACGTGCGCGGTTCGGGCATCGTGCTCGATGAGCCCTCGGTGGTGGCGATCCGCCAGGAAGGCGGCCCGAATGGCAAGAAGACCATCCAGGCGGTCGGCAAGGAAGCCAAGCAGATGCTGGGCAAGGTACCCGGCAACATCGAAGCGATCCGTCCGATGAAGGATGGCGTGATCGCCGACTTCACCGTGACCGAGCAGATGCTCAAGCAGTTCATCCGCATGGTGCACGACTCGAAGTTCTTCCGCCCGTCGCCGCGCATCATCATCTGCGTGCCGTGCGGCTCGACCCAGGTGGAACGCCGCGCGATCCGCGAATCGGCGCTCGGCGCCGGCGCTTCGCAGGTCTACCTGATCGAGGAGCCGATGGCGGCCGCGATCGGCGCCGGCCTGCCGGTATCCGATGCAACGGGTTCGATGGTGGTCGATATCGGCGGCGGCACCACCGAAGTGGGCATCATCTCGCTGGGCGGCATGGTCTACAAGGGTTCCGTGCGCGTCGGCGGCGACAAGTTCGACGAAGCGATCGTCAACTACATCCGTCGCAATTACGGCATGCTGATCGGCGAACAGACGGCCGAAGCGATCAAGAAGGCGATCGGCTCCGCGTTCCCGGGATCCGAAGTCAAGGAAATGGAAGTCAAGGGCCGCAACCTGTCCGAAGGCATCCCGCGTTCGTTCACGATCTCGTCGAACGAGATCCTGGAAGCGCTGACCGACCCGCTGAACAATATCGTGTCGGCCGTGAAGAACGCGCTGGAACAGACGCCGCCGGAACTGGGCGCGGACATCGCCGAAAAGGGCATGATGCTGACCGGCGGCGGCGCGCTGCTGCGCGACCTGGATCGGCTGCTGATGGAAGAAACCGGCCTGCCGGTGCTGGTGGCCGAAGACCCGCTGACTTGCGTGGTGCGCGGTTCGGGCATGGCGCTGGAACGCATGGACCAGCTGGGATCGATCTTCTCGTACGAGTGA
- the mreD gene encoding rod shape-determining protein MreD, whose amino-acid sequence MNRPQYILLPVSPIFIAISLLAAFLLNLMPWGQFIAAPDFVALVLVFWGVHQPRRVGIGTAFCLGLLMDVHDATLLGENALAYTLLSYCAIMMHRRVLWFRISTQAMHVLPLLLLAQAVQLLVRFLVSGKFPGWFYFVESFVSALLWPLITMLLLAPQRRAVDKDHTRPI is encoded by the coding sequence ATGAACCGTCCGCAGTACATCCTGCTGCCCGTCAGCCCCATCTTCATCGCGATCAGCCTGCTGGCCGCGTTCCTGCTCAACCTGATGCCCTGGGGCCAGTTCATCGCCGCGCCGGACTTCGTGGCGCTGGTGCTGGTATTCTGGGGCGTGCACCAGCCGCGCCGGGTCGGCATCGGCACCGCATTCTGCCTGGGCCTGCTGATGGACGTGCACGACGCCACGCTGCTGGGCGAGAATGCGCTGGCCTACACGCTGCTGTCGTATTGCGCGATCATGATGCACCGCCGCGTGCTGTGGTTCCGCATCAGTACCCAGGCCATGCATGTGCTGCCGCTGCTGCTGCTGGCGCAGGCGGTGCAGTTGCTGGTGCGCTTCCTGGTCTCCGGCAAGTTCCCCGGCTGGTTCTACTTTGTCGAAAGCTTCGTGTCGGCGCTGCTGTGGCCCCTGATCACGATGCTGCTGCTGGCGCCGCAGCGCCGCGCGGTCGACAAGGACCATACCCGCCCGATCTGA
- the pyrE gene encoding orotate phosphoribosyltransferase, with product MSNILRQQFIAFSVSAGVLKFGEFTTKAGRQSPYFFNAGLFHDGATLAKVADFYAQTLLDSGVEFDMLFGPAYKGITLASATAVALANKGRNTSFAYNRKEAKDHGEGGTLVGAKLSGKVVIIDDVISAGTSVRESVEMIRNAGAEPCAVLIALDRMERGGKDGVVSDLSAVQEVSKNYNIPVISIGNLADLLGYLSADPALAQHKDAVAAYRDRYGIA from the coding sequence ATGAGTAATATTTTAAGGCAACAGTTTATCGCGTTTTCCGTCTCGGCGGGAGTGCTGAAATTTGGCGAATTCACCACCAAGGCGGGGCGCCAGTCGCCGTATTTCTTCAATGCGGGCCTGTTCCACGACGGCGCCACGCTGGCGAAAGTGGCCGACTTCTACGCGCAGACCCTGCTCGACTCCGGCGTCGAATTCGACATGCTGTTCGGCCCCGCTTACAAGGGCATCACGCTGGCGTCGGCCACCGCGGTGGCGCTGGCCAACAAGGGCCGCAACACGTCGTTCGCCTATAACCGCAAGGAAGCCAAGGACCATGGCGAAGGCGGCACGCTGGTCGGCGCGAAGCTGTCCGGCAAGGTGGTCATCATCGACGACGTGATCTCGGCCGGCACCTCGGTGCGCGAATCGGTGGAGATGATCCGCAACGCCGGCGCCGAGCCGTGCGCCGTGCTGATCGCGCTGGACCGGATGGAGCGGGGCGGCAAGGATGGCGTGGTATCGGACCTGTCCGCGGTGCAGGAAGTGAGCAAGAACTACAACATTCCCGTGATCTCGATCGGCAACCTGGCCGACCTGCTGGGTTACCTGTCCGCCGATCCGGCGCTGGCACAGCACAAGGATGCGGTAGCGGCCTACCGCGACCGCTACGGGATCGCCTGA
- a CDS encoding exodeoxyribonuclease III: MPKIISANLNGIRSAAKKGFFDWMGTQSADFICVQELKCQASDMTAEFSNPHGYHGHFHYAEKKGYSGTGVYSKIEPDAVKIGFGSPEFDAEGRYVRCDFGDLTVISVYCPSGSSSPERQEAKFRFMDLFLPHLMALRAEGREVVICGDWNIAHKEIDLKNWKGNLKNSGFLPEERAWLTRVFDECGYVDVHRGLDPRPEQYTWWSNRGQAYAKNVGWRIDYHVATPAIAQCAQAVSVYKDVKFSDHAPLIIDYLR; the protein is encoded by the coding sequence ATGCCAAAGATCATCTCCGCCAACCTGAATGGCATCCGCTCCGCCGCCAAGAAGGGCTTTTTCGACTGGATGGGCACCCAGTCCGCCGATTTCATCTGCGTGCAGGAACTGAAGTGCCAGGCCAGCGACATGACGGCCGAGTTCAGCAATCCGCACGGCTACCACGGCCATTTCCACTACGCCGAGAAAAAGGGTTATTCGGGCACGGGCGTCTACAGCAAGATCGAGCCGGATGCCGTGAAGATCGGTTTCGGCAGCCCTGAATTCGATGCCGAAGGCCGCTACGTGCGCTGCGACTTCGGCGACCTGACCGTGATTTCCGTGTACTGCCCTTCCGGCTCCTCGTCGCCCGAGCGGCAGGAAGCCAAGTTCCGCTTCATGGATCTGTTCCTGCCGCACCTGATGGCATTGCGCGCCGAAGGCCGCGAAGTCGTCATCTGCGGCGACTGGAACATCGCCCACAAGGAAATCGACCTGAAGAACTGGAAGGGCAACCTGAAGAATTCCGGTTTCCTGCCCGAGGAGCGGGCGTGGCTGACGCGCGTGTTCGACGAGTGCGGCTACGTGGACGTGCACCGCGGCCTCGATCCGCGCCCGGAACAGTACACATGGTGGAGCAACCGCGGCCAGGCGTATGCGAAGAACGTGGGCTGGCGCATCGACTACCATGTCGCCACCCCGGCCATCGCGCAATGCGCGCAAGCCGTCTCCGTCTACAAGGACGTGAAGTTCTCCGATCATGCGCCGCTGATCATCGATTACCTGCGCTGA
- the gatC gene encoding Asp-tRNA(Asn)/Glu-tRNA(Gln) amidotransferase subunit GatC, translating into MALTPTDVNRIAKLAQLELDEQHSAAMLDKLNGIFALAEQMRAVDTEGVPPLAHPLAAHMQVALRLRDDVPTEPNRRDDYQKVAPKTEDGLYLVPKVID; encoded by the coding sequence ATGGCCCTGACACCCACCGACGTAAACCGCATCGCCAAGCTGGCGCAACTGGAACTGGACGAACAGCATTCCGCGGCGATGCTGGACAAGCTGAACGGCATCTTCGCGCTGGCCGAGCAGATGCGCGCCGTGGATACCGAAGGCGTACCGCCGCTGGCGCACCCGCTGGCCGCGCACATGCAGGTGGCGCTGCGCCTGCGCGACGACGTGCCCACCGAGCCGAACCGCCGCGACGATTACCAGAAAGTGGCACCGAAGACCGAGGACGGCCTGTACCTGGTGCCGAAGGTGATCGACTAA
- a CDS encoding alpha/beta fold hydrolase: protein MRFAEDRLDSFGGRAGVPRTVHVWEPPEPPRCVLLALHGGMAHAGDWVTPARYFRARGIATAAFDLCGHGAGRRADIPDFDILVEETGLFLDWIRARWPGVPVFVIAHSMGALVATKFGLAGGGDVAGYILSSPYYVNAVAVPAVLQKLSTVLARLLPTMKVPLASLTDVLTHDAAITARHRRDEADGLRATEITMRFGHALQQAQHGLSLAGWRHPLYVVLAGQDELADTQAALRLLSAVPPHLLACRVEAGNRHENFNELNRDDIFAGIAGWIERALVQRDG from the coding sequence ATGCGCTTCGCAGAAGACCGGCTCGATTCCTTCGGCGGCCGGGCCGGCGTGCCGCGCACCGTGCATGTCTGGGAGCCGCCGGAACCGCCACGCTGCGTGCTGCTGGCTCTGCACGGCGGCATGGCCCATGCGGGCGACTGGGTCACGCCGGCGCGCTATTTCCGCGCACGCGGCATCGCCACCGCGGCTTTCGACCTGTGCGGCCATGGCGCCGGCAGGCGTGCCGACATCCCCGATTTCGACATCCTCGTCGAGGAGACCGGCCTGTTCCTCGACTGGATACGCGCGCGCTGGCCCGGCGTCCCCGTGTTCGTCATCGCCCACTCGATGGGGGCCCTGGTCGCGACGAAGTTCGGACTGGCGGGTGGCGGCGATGTCGCCGGCTACATCCTGTCGTCGCCGTATTACGTGAACGCGGTGGCCGTGCCCGCCGTCCTGCAAAAGCTGTCCACCGTGCTGGCACGGCTCCTGCCGACGATGAAGGTACCGCTGGCATCCCTGACCGATGTGCTCACGCATGATGCCGCCATCACCGCGCGCCATCGCCGCGACGAAGCCGATGGCCTCCGCGCCACCGAAATCACGATGCGCTTCGGGCACGCGCTGCAACAGGCGCAGCATGGCCTGTCGCTGGCGGGCTGGCGCCATCCGCTGTACGTGGTGCTGGCCGGCCAGGATGAACTGGCGGACACCCAGGCTGCGCTGCGCCTGCTGAGCGCCGTGCCGCCCCACCTGCTGGCCTGCCGCGTCGAGGCGGGCAACCGCCACGAGAATTTCAACGAACTGAACCGCGACGACATCTTTGCCGGCATCGCCGGATGGATCGAACGCGCCCTCGTGCAACGGGACGGTTAA
- the gatB gene encoding Asp-tRNA(Asn)/Glu-tRNA(Gln) amidotransferase subunit GatB yields MEWEVVIGLENHVQLTTDSKIFSGSPTAFGAEPNTQASPVDLALPGVLPVMNKQAVDRAIRFGLAVGAKIAPQSIFARKNYFYPDLPKGYQISQMDDPVVQGGSLTFGFEKDGKFVTKTVNLTRAHLEEDAGKSLHEDYHGMSGIDLNRAGTPLLEIVSEPEIRSAQEAVAYAKALHGLVMWLGVCDGNMQEGSFRCDVNVSVRPKGQTEFGTRCEIKNLNSFRFIEEAVNVEVRRQIELIEDGGKVVQATRLYDPDRKETREMRSKEDAQDYRYFPDPDLPPLAISEDWIERVKAAMPELPAVMRERFVGQYKLPEYDSLVLTSSKAMATYFEAVVAAAGQENAKAAANWLMGDVSSTLNRNDVDIADAPVKPAQLALMLKRIADGTISNKAAKEVFQALWEANSDDAALVDAIIKEKDLGQVSDAGALVAIVDEVIANNAKSVEQYRAGKEAAINALIGQAMKASKGKANPAQLTELLKQKLAG; encoded by the coding sequence ATGGAATGGGAAGTCGTCATCGGTCTCGAGAACCACGTGCAGCTCACGACCGATTCGAAAATCTTCAGTGGCTCGCCGACCGCGTTCGGCGCCGAGCCGAACACGCAGGCCAGCCCCGTCGACCTGGCGCTGCCGGGCGTGCTGCCGGTGATGAACAAGCAGGCGGTCGACCGCGCGATCCGCTTCGGCCTGGCCGTGGGCGCGAAGATCGCGCCGCAATCGATCTTCGCCCGCAAGAATTATTTCTACCCCGACTTGCCGAAGGGTTACCAGATCAGCCAGATGGATGACCCGGTCGTGCAGGGCGGCTCGCTGACGTTCGGCTTCGAGAAGGATGGCAAGTTCGTCACAAAGACCGTGAACCTGACGCGCGCGCACCTGGAAGAAGACGCCGGCAAATCGCTGCACGAGGATTACCACGGCATGTCCGGCATCGACCTGAACCGGGCCGGCACGCCGCTGCTGGAAATCGTCTCCGAACCGGAAATCCGCTCGGCGCAGGAAGCGGTGGCCTACGCCAAGGCGCTGCATGGCCTGGTGATGTGGCTGGGCGTTTGCGACGGCAACATGCAGGAAGGCTCGTTCCGCTGCGACGTCAACGTGTCCGTGCGCCCGAAGGGCCAGACCGAATTCGGCACCCGCTGCGAGATCAAGAACCTGAACTCGTTCCGCTTCATCGAGGAAGCGGTGAACGTGGAAGTGCGCCGCCAGATCGAGCTGATCGAGGATGGCGGCAAGGTGGTGCAGGCCACGCGCCTGTATGACCCGGACCGCAAGGAAACCCGCGAAATGCGCAGCAAGGAAGATGCGCAGGATTACCGCTATTTCCCCGACCCGGACCTGCCACCGCTGGCGATTTCCGAAGACTGGATCGAGCGCGTGAAAGCCGCGATGCCGGAACTGCCGGCCGTGATGCGCGAGCGCTTCGTCGGCCAGTACAAGCTGCCGGAATACGATTCGCTGGTGCTGACCTCGTCGAAGGCGATGGCCACCTACTTCGAAGCCGTGGTGGCCGCCGCCGGCCAGGAAAACGCCAAGGCAGCGGCGAACTGGCTGATGGGCGACGTGTCCTCGACGCTGAACCGCAACGATGTCGACATCGCCGACGCGCCCGTGAAACCGGCGCAGCTGGCGCTCATGCTCAAGCGCATCGCCGACGGCACCATCTCGAACAAGGCGGCCAAGGAAGTCTTCCAGGCGCTGTGGGAAGCCAATTCGGATGACGCCGCGCTGGTCGATGCCATCATCAAGGAAAAAGACCTGGGCCAGGTGTCCGACGCGGGCGCCCTGGTCGCCATCGTCGACGAAGTCATCGCCAACAACGCCAAGTCGGTCGAGCAGTACCGCGCCGGCAAGGAAGCGGCGATCAACGCGCTGATCGGCCAGGCCATGAAGGCATCGAAAGGCAAGGCCAACCCGGCACAGCTGACGGAACTGCTCAAGCAGAAGCTGGCGGGCTGA
- a CDS encoding DUF1176 domain-containing protein has product MKKLIAPLLATLAIPVLAATPAGTEFSHHDWELACDNTRTCRAAGYQPDGVEPAVSVLLERVAGPGRALAATLQLGSYGDEAPEPKSATVTMKIDGKAVGPVKIEAQHGTLTPAQAQALVSAVSGTGRVEWTDGTHTWALSGKGASAVLLKMDEVQGRLGTMGALLRKGSRPEDTVPGPLPAPEVSPASAGSTEVNLPPAARTALLRELRKALDAGTSGCEAFEPDQLTVMKLTPEKLLVQMPCWTGAYNTGSAYLVANKAAPFNLELVTADATDYAAGIITSAQKGRGMGDCWATREWVWDGRRFVLTESTTSGMCRLVAPGGAWRLPTYVAKVTRGPR; this is encoded by the coding sequence ATGAAAAAACTGATCGCTCCATTGCTGGCCACCCTGGCCATCCCCGTGCTTGCGGCCACGCCCGCCGGCACGGAATTCAGCCACCACGACTGGGAACTGGCGTGCGACAACACGCGCACGTGCCGCGCGGCCGGGTACCAGCCCGACGGTGTCGAGCCGGCCGTTTCCGTGCTGCTCGAGCGCGTGGCGGGTCCCGGGCGCGCCCTCGCGGCCACGCTGCAGCTGGGCAGCTATGGCGACGAGGCGCCGGAGCCGAAGTCGGCAACGGTGACGATGAAGATCGACGGCAAGGCGGTGGGGCCGGTGAAGATCGAGGCCCAGCACGGCACGCTGACGCCCGCGCAGGCGCAGGCGCTGGTCTCGGCCGTTTCGGGCACCGGCCGGGTGGAATGGACCGACGGCACGCACACCTGGGCGCTGTCCGGCAAGGGCGCTTCCGCCGTGCTGCTGAAGATGGATGAAGTCCAGGGCCGCCTCGGCACCATGGGGGCGCTGCTGCGCAAGGGCAGCCGGCCCGAGGATACCGTGCCGGGACCACTGCCGGCGCCCGAGGTTTCTCCCGCATCGGCCGGTTCGACCGAAGTAAACCTGCCGCCGGCGGCCCGCACCGCCCTGCTCCGCGAACTGCGCAAGGCGCTCGATGCCGGTACCAGTGGCTGCGAGGCCTTCGAGCCGGACCAGTTGACCGTGATGAAACTGACCCCGGAAAAACTGCTGGTGCAGATGCCCTGCTGGACAGGCGCCTACAACACCGGCAGCGCCTATCTCGTGGCCAACAAGGCCGCGCCATTCAACCTGGAACTGGTCACCGCCGACGCCACCGACTACGCGGCCGGCATCATCACGTCGGCGCAGAAGGGCCGCGGCATGGGCGACTGCTGGGCTACCAGGGAATGGGTCTGGGACGGCCGCCGCTTCGTGCTGACCGAATCGACCACTTCCGGCATGTGCCGCCTGGTGGCACCCGGCGGCGCATGGAGGCTGCCGACCTATGTGGCGAAGGTCACGCGCGGCCCGCGCTGA